Proteins encoded by one window of Cupriavidus sp. EM10:
- a CDS encoding M20 aminoacylase family protein, with the protein MKLIPEILQAQAEIQTIRRDIHAHPELCFEEQRTADVVAKNLESWGIEVHRGLGTTGLVGIIRNGKSAKTIGLRADMDALPLQEANTFGHRSQHEGKMHACGHDGHTAMLLGAARYLAEHRNFDGTVHLIFQPAEEGGGGAREMIEDGLFDRFPCDAVFGMHNWPGMPVGSFGTTAGPLMASSNEFKITVRGKGAHAAMPHNGCDPVFTGAQIVSALQGIITRNKRPIDTAVISVTQFHGGDATNIVPNEVWLGGTVRTFTVEVLDLIERRMEEVSRAVAQAFDCTIDFEFRRNYPPTINSAAEAEFAVGIASELVGADNVDGNVEPTMGAEDFSFMLQEKPGCYLFIGNGEGSHREAGHGMGPCMLHNPSYDFNDELLPVGSTFFVKLVEKWLAPA; encoded by the coding sequence ATGAAGCTCATCCCCGAAATCCTGCAGGCGCAAGCCGAAATCCAAACCATCCGACGTGATATCCACGCGCATCCCGAACTGTGTTTCGAGGAACAGCGCACCGCCGACGTGGTGGCCAAGAACCTGGAGTCTTGGGGCATCGAAGTCCATCGCGGCCTGGGCACCACTGGCCTGGTCGGCATCATCCGCAATGGTAAAAGCGCCAAAACCATCGGCCTGCGCGCCGATATGGATGCGCTGCCGCTGCAGGAAGCCAACACCTTCGGCCATCGCTCGCAGCACGAGGGCAAGATGCACGCGTGCGGCCATGATGGCCATACGGCCATGCTGCTTGGTGCGGCGCGCTACCTGGCCGAGCATCGCAACTTCGACGGCACCGTGCATCTGATCTTCCAGCCGGCCGAGGAAGGCGGCGGCGGCGCCCGCGAGATGATCGAGGACGGCCTGTTCGACCGCTTTCCGTGCGACGCCGTGTTCGGCATGCACAATTGGCCGGGCATGCCGGTCGGCTCGTTCGGCACCACGGCGGGTCCGCTGATGGCATCGAGCAACGAATTCAAGATCACGGTGCGCGGCAAGGGCGCACACGCGGCCATGCCGCACAACGGCTGCGATCCGGTGTTTACGGGCGCGCAGATCGTGTCGGCGCTGCAAGGCATCATCACGCGCAACAAGCGGCCGATCGACACCGCCGTGATCTCGGTCACGCAGTTCCATGGCGGCGATGCCACCAACATCGTGCCCAACGAAGTCTGGCTGGGCGGCACGGTGCGCACCTTCACGGTCGAGGTGCTGGACCTGATCGAGCGACGCATGGAAGAGGTGTCGCGCGCCGTGGCGCAGGCGTTCGATTGCACGATCGATTTCGAATTCCGCCGCAACTATCCGCCCACCATCAACAGCGCGGCCGAAGCCGAGTTCGCCGTGGGCATCGCCAGCGAGCTGGTGGGGGCCGACAACGTCGACGGCAACGTGGAACCGACCATGGGCGCCGAAGACTTCTCGTTCATGCTGCAGGAAAAGCCCGGCTGCTACCTGTTCATCGGCAATGGCGAGGGTTCGCACCGCGAGGCCGGCCACGGCATGGGCCCGTGCATGCTGCACAACCCCAGCTACGACTTCAACGACGAACTGCTGCCCGTGGGCTCCACGTTCTTCGTCAAGCTGGTGGAGAAGTGGCTCGCGCCGGCCTGA
- a CDS encoding ABC transporter substrate-binding protein: MSLRHVKKAVGRAVGAVLLTGALGLGLATQAQAVDLKIAMSSPPTSMDPHFYNLFSNINVSEHVFDTLIKLDPDSKVVPGLAESWKLVNNLTWEFHLRKGVKWHDGTELTTEDIAWSLDRPATIVNSPGKFDVYTKAIINKKIIDKYTIQVTTNQPYPLMLNDLTSVFMVQKKATQGLSSDDFAQGKGMVGTGPFKFVSYARDDRVELVRNPDYWGTKPAWDKVTLRFIPNPATRLAALLSGDVQAIENVPTPDLPKVRNDPKLSFFSKISHRVIYLYFDVKRDKSPFVTTKDGQPMDKNPLKDARVRIAISTAINRQGIKDRLMEGLSEPTNNLVPPTLFGHNPALKTLKYDPEAAKKMLADAGYPNGFGLTLHTPNNRYVNDEKIAQTIAQNLTRIGINTKVEGMPMATYSSKAIKHEWSFGLVGWGAQTGEVSSPLRALVACEDSKKGFGTTNWGEYCNPKMDAVLEKALATVDDNERSKLLQEATAIVVLDGGIIPVHHQVTTWATQKGITYVPRTDERTYAHLFKPAQ, translated from the coding sequence ATGTCCCTTCGTCACGTCAAGAAGGCTGTCGGCCGTGCAGTCGGCGCTGTCCTGCTGACCGGTGCCCTCGGCCTCGGTCTGGCTACGCAGGCCCAGGCGGTCGACCTCAAGATCGCCATGAGTTCGCCGCCGACCTCCATGGATCCGCATTTCTATAATCTGTTTTCGAACATCAACGTGTCGGAGCACGTGTTCGACACGCTGATCAAGCTCGATCCTGACAGCAAGGTGGTGCCGGGCCTGGCCGAGTCGTGGAAGCTGGTCAACAACCTCACGTGGGAATTCCACCTGCGCAAGGGCGTGAAGTGGCACGACGGCACCGAGCTGACCACCGAAGACATCGCGTGGTCGCTGGACCGTCCGGCCACCATCGTCAACAGCCCGGGCAAGTTCGATGTGTACACCAAGGCGATCATCAACAAGAAGATCATCGACAAGTACACCATCCAGGTCACCACGAACCAGCCGTATCCGCTGATGCTGAACGACCTGACGTCGGTGTTCATGGTGCAGAAGAAGGCCACGCAGGGCCTGTCCTCGGATGACTTCGCACAGGGCAAGGGCATGGTCGGCACGGGGCCGTTCAAGTTCGTCAGCTACGCGCGCGACGACCGGGTCGAGCTGGTGCGCAACCCCGACTACTGGGGCACCAAGCCGGCGTGGGACAAGGTGACGCTGCGCTTCATCCCGAACCCGGCTACCCGGCTGGCGGCGCTGCTGTCGGGCGACGTGCAGGCTATCGAGAACGTGCCCACGCCGGACCTGCCGAAGGTGCGCAACGATCCCAAGCTGTCGTTCTTCTCCAAGATCTCGCACCGCGTGATCTACCTGTACTTCGACGTCAAGCGCGACAAGTCGCCGTTCGTGACGACGAAGGACGGCCAGCCGATGGACAAGAATCCGCTGAAGGATGCCCGCGTGCGCATCGCCATCAGCACGGCCATCAACCGCCAGGGCATCAAGGATCGCCTGATGGAAGGCCTGTCCGAGCCGACCAACAACCTGGTGCCGCCCACGCTGTTCGGCCACAACCCGGCGCTGAAGACGCTCAAGTACGACCCGGAGGCGGCGAAGAAGATGCTGGCCGATGCCGGCTATCCGAACGGCTTCGGGCTGACGCTGCACACGCCGAACAACCGCTACGTCAACGACGAGAAGATCGCGCAGACCATCGCGCAGAACCTGACCCGCATCGGCATCAACACCAAGGTGGAAGGCATGCCGATGGCCACGTACTCGTCGAAGGCGATCAAGCATGAATGGTCGTTCGGCCTGGTGGGCTGGGGTGCGCAGACCGGCGAGGTCAGCTCGCCGCTGCGCGCGCTGGTGGCGTGCGAGGACTCGAAGAAGGGCTTCGGCACGACCAACTGGGGCGAGTACTGCAATCCGAAGATGGATGCGGTGCTGGAAAAGGCGCTGGCCACCGTGGATGACAACGAGCGTTCGAAGCTGCTGCAGGAAGCCACGGCCATCGTGGTGCTGGACGGCGGCATCATCCCGGTCCACCATCAGGTGACCACGTGGGCCACGCAGAAGGGCATCACGTACGTGCCGCGTACCGACGAACGCACCTACGCGCACCTGTTCAAGCCTGCCCAGTGA